The following coding sequences lie in one Miscanthus floridulus cultivar M001 chromosome 9, ASM1932011v1, whole genome shotgun sequence genomic window:
- the LOC136481304 gene encoding uncharacterized protein: protein MSSSLQSWVEEHKLSTIGAVWATAVGASVAYSRRRAPARATSLRLIHARMHAQALTLAVLGGAALAHHYYGKSSSAGKRQEDLDYGFYSQLPPATDADGNENERWSW, encoded by the exons ATGAGCTCGTCGCTGCAGTCCTGGGTGGAGGAACACAAGCTCTCAACCATCG GAGCTGTGTGGGCGACGGCGGTGGGCGCGTCGGTGGCGTACAGCCGGCGTCGGGCGCCGGCGCGGGCCACGAGCCTGCGCCTCATCCATGCCAGGATGCACGCGCAGGCGCTCACGCTCGCCGTCCTCGGCGGAGCCGCGCTCGCGCACCACTACTACGGCAAGAGCAGCAGCGCGGGGAAGCGGCAGGAGGACCTGGACTACGGCTTCTACTCCCAGCTACCGCCGGCCACCGACGCCGACGGCAACGAGAACGAGCGCTGGAGCTGGTAG